In Luteitalea sp. TBR-22, one genomic interval encodes:
- a CDS encoding DegT/DnrJ/EryC1/StrS aminotransferase family protein, with protein MSTGPRGQTGPAFVPLARPDMGDAELSALAEVMASGWLTTGPKVKAFEAAFAQFTGAPEAVALNSCTAGLHLSLLACGVGPGDQVLTSPLTFCATANTVLHAGGTPVFVDVDRDTGTMDPGATAAAVSERTRVLLPVHYAGRPADPLAFRALADARGLRLVEDAAHCIDARVDGRRIGTIADFTAFSFYSTKNLATGEGGMVTTASSEDADWMRVAALHGLSRNAWARYAPGAPAQYDVEMPGYKYNMMDLQAALGLVQLSRLEQMQAHREALWARYEAGVVGLPLVRPAPLPAGWTHARHLYTVLVDPAHCGWTRDALQVALAREGIGTSVHFRALHLHTYYAQRFGLARGMFPNAEYHSDHSLSLPFWSGMPLADVDRVIETLDRLLAAAP; from the coding sequence ATGTCCACCGGCCCCAGAGGCCAGACCGGCCCCGCCTTCGTGCCCCTCGCGCGCCCCGACATGGGCGACGCCGAGTTGTCGGCACTCGCCGAGGTCATGGCGTCCGGCTGGCTGACGACCGGGCCGAAGGTGAAGGCCTTCGAGGCCGCCTTCGCGCAGTTCACCGGCGCACCGGAAGCGGTCGCCCTCAATTCCTGCACGGCGGGGCTGCACCTTTCGCTGCTGGCGTGCGGGGTCGGGCCGGGCGACCAGGTGCTTACCTCGCCGCTGACGTTCTGCGCCACGGCCAACACCGTGCTCCACGCCGGCGGGACCCCGGTCTTCGTGGACGTCGACCGGGACACCGGCACGATGGATCCCGGCGCGACGGCCGCGGCGGTGTCCGAGCGGACCCGAGTGCTGTTGCCGGTCCACTACGCGGGGCGGCCTGCCGACCCGCTGGCGTTCCGCGCCCTGGCCGACGCGCGAGGGCTCCGCCTGGTGGAGGACGCCGCGCACTGCATCGATGCGCGCGTCGACGGCCGCCGCATCGGCACCATCGCCGACTTCACCGCCTTCAGCTTCTACTCGACCAAGAACCTCGCCACCGGCGAAGGGGGGATGGTCACCACGGCCTCCTCCGAGGATGCCGACTGGATGCGGGTCGCCGCGCTGCACGGCCTGTCGCGCAACGCCTGGGCGCGCTACGCTCCCGGTGCGCCGGCGCAGTACGACGTGGAGATGCCCGGCTACAAGTACAACATGATGGACCTGCAGGCGGCGCTCGGCCTGGTGCAGCTCTCGCGCCTCGAGCAGATGCAGGCCCATCGCGAGGCGTTGTGGGCGCGATACGAAGCCGGGGTCGTGGGGCTGCCGCTGGTCCGCCCCGCGCCGCTGCCCGCCGGCTGGACCCATGCGCGCCACCTCTATACCGTCCTGGTGGACCCCGCGCACTGCGGCTGGACGCGCGATGCCCTCCAGGTTGCGCTCGCACGGGAAGGGATCGGCACGAGCGTCCATTTCCGCGCGCTGCACCTGCACACCTATTACGCGCAGCGCTTCGGGCTCGCGCGCGGCATGTTCCCGAACGCCGAGTACCACAGCGACCACTCCTTGTCCCTGCCGTTCTGGAGCGGGATGCCCCTTGCCGACGTCGATCGCGTGATCGAGACGCTCGACCGGCTGCTGGCGGCGGCCCCGTGA